DNA sequence from the Pedobacter schmidteae genome:
AGCAATTGCTGATGTGTACCCATTTCTTTGATCTCCCCTTTATCCAATACCAGGATCTGATCGGCCTTTTGTATGGTAGACAAGCGGTGGGCAATTACAATAGATGTCCGGCCTTGCATCAGGTTTTCAATAGCCCTTTGAATCAGCATCTCGGTTTCCGTATCTACAGAAGAGGTCGCTTCATCCAGTACCAAAATTGACGGATTATACACCAGCGCACGAATAAAAGAAATCAGCTGCGCTTGTCCGGCCGATAAAGTTGCCCCCCTTTCCATCACATTGTATTGATACCCCCCAGGCAGGCGTTCAATAAAATCATGTGCCCCTACTTTTTTAGCGGCATCTACCACTTCTTCCATGGCAATAGCCGGGTTGTTGAGCGTGATGTTGTTAAATATCGTATCCGAAAACAGGAATACATCCTGCAACACCGTAGCAATATTACTACGCAGGTAACTGAGTTCATAATCCTCAATTTTAACCCCGTCTACTTTGATCTCCCCCTTCTGAATTTCATAAAAGCGGTTCAGGATGTTAATAGTGGAAGATTTGCCGGCCCCAGTAGCACCAACAAGCGCAATGGTTTTGCCTGCAGGTACCTGGAAGGAAATGTTTTTCAGCACATAGTTCTCGTCGTTGTAAGCAAACCATACCTGATCAAAAGATATCGCTCCACGCATTTTTTCAGGAACAAATGAGCCTTTGTTTTCGGTAATCTCGTCTGTATCCAATACTTTAAATACCCTCTCGGCCCCTACCATCCCCATTTGCAGGGTATTGAATTTATCAGCCAGCTCGCGGATAGGCCTGAACAGCATATTGATGTACAGTATAAATTCGGCAATGGTACCCGGTGTTACATCCAAAGGTTTGGCCAGAATACTGCGCGAGCCATACCACACCAACAAGCCCAGCGACATAGCCGAAATGATCTCGACCACTGGAAAGAAAATAGAATAGTACCAGTTGGACCGGATATTGGCATCGCGATAGCGGGCGTTGATCTTTACAAACTTTTTATACTCCTGTTCCTCGCGCGCAAAATATTGAATGATAGAAACGCCGGATATGTGCTCCTGCAGGTAGGTATTTAAATTGGATACCTCGGTTCTGATTTCCTGAAAAGCCGATTTAATGGCTTTCTGAAAAATAGAGGTGGCCAGAATCAGCAGCGGCATAGGCAGCAATACCACCAGGGTAAGCGCCCAGTCTTTATACACCATCACCCCGATGATCACAATCACCATCAGGATATCGCCAATAATCACAATCAGTCCCTCGGAAAAAATCTCGGCAATGGTTTCCAGATCTGATACCGTACGGGTAATGAGCTGCCCGATGGGTGTGTTGTCAAAGTACTTTAACCGCAGCTTTGTAATGTGATTAAATACGTTGATCCTTAAATCGCGTATGGCCGACTGCCCCAATGTATTGGTGAGCAAGGTATGACTAAACTGAATACCCGCCTGCAAAACCAACAATACCAGCATCAGTATGGTCATGGTCAGCAGCCCATTGTAATGTCCTTTCATGATGTAGTTATCCAGTGTATGCTGAATAAGAAACGGCCTGGCCGGTGCTATTAAGGCCAGCAATATGGTTAAAATGATAGACAGAATAAAGATTTTACGATAAGGCTTCACATATTGAAATACTCTTTTCAATAAGCTCACATTAAACGCATCACCTGTTATTTTTGACATATTTTATTTTACAAAGGGGTAAATTACATTTACTAAATATAAACCGCAAGCGGGAACCGACTGTCCGGCATTACTTCGGTTTTTACTGACGATGATGTCTTTAAACTGTTCCAGCGTAAGTTCATTTTGGCCAACACTGATCAGGGTACCTACTATAGCCCTTACCATATTCCTCAAAAAACGATCAGCCCTGATGGTAAACTGCAGTCCACCCTCCTTTTCTTCAAAAAAAGCTTCAGTAACTTTGCAGTTATTGGTAAAAGTTTGGGTGTGGGACTTGCTGAAACAGGAAAAATCAGTATACTGTAACAACGCCTGGGCCGCCTGGTTCATTGCTGCAACATTTAACTGTCCTTTAAATAACCAAGAGCGGTTAATTTTGAACGGGTCTTTATGAAAATGCAGGTGATAATGGTAGGCCCTTTCAGTAGCATCAAAACGCGCATGGGCAGTTTCAAAAACCTCAAATATTCGTTTTACGCCAATTTGATAAGGTAACAGCGAATTGATGCCAGTTACCGCGCGCAAAAGATCAGGCTGTTTTTTGGCAGGGCTGGCTGCTGTTTCGGCAGCGGGTTCGGTGTCCAGATCGAAATGGGCATAAAACTGGGTAGCGTGAACGCCTGTATCGGTACGTCCACAGCCTAAAGTGGCTATGGGCTGCCTGAAATAAACAGATAAAGCTTTGTCCAGACATTCCTGCACAGTGGTTGCATTGGGCTGTACCTGCCAACCATGATAAGCGGTGCCGTCGTACGACAATTCGATGAAATACCGTTGCATATTCAAGGCTACAAAATTATCTTTTTAATCGGATATCGGATTGCTTAGTATTGGCCTTTTGATATATTTGTTGAAATTATTAAACTGATATGATACAAAGAGTGCAATCTATATGGCTTTTACTGGCGACTTTAGCGCTAATCTGTATGTTATTTTTTCCATTACTAACCAAAAATGTGAACGATACGGAATATAGCATTAATACTATTGGCTTGCGCCAGGAGTTGAAAACAGCTGCAGCTGGCGGCATGAAAGTTGAATTATCTTTTGTACCATTGGCTCTAAATATTGCAGCAGCCCTGTTTTGTCTGGGTAGTATATTTTTGTTCAGAAACCGTAGCACGCAAAAGAAAGTAATACTGGTAGCTATTTTAATGATTATTGCTTTGTCTGTATTGTGCGGCATCAATACACAACAATTGCCCGGCGGGATAGATGGAGTGTCAGTTAAAGGGACCGCAATTTTACCCCTGCTTGCCCTCATATTTTCGTTGCTTGCCATCCGCGGAATCAGGAAAGATGAACAGTTATTGAAATCAGCCGACAGACTAAGATAATTAATCGACTGATTTTTATTTAGTTACAAAACTGTAAAATACCAAAAATTAAACTTACCTTTGCGGCTTAATAAATAATATACATGATAAACCCATTTAGTAAATTGGGGATAAGTGATGACGTTGTTAATGCTGTAAAGGATTTAGGTTTCGAAAATCCGACACCTA
Encoded proteins:
- a CDS encoding ABC transporter ATP-binding protein, which produces MSKITGDAFNVSLLKRVFQYVKPYRKIFILSIILTILLALIAPARPFLIQHTLDNYIMKGHYNGLLTMTILMLVLLVLQAGIQFSHTLLTNTLGQSAIRDLRINVFNHITKLRLKYFDNTPIGQLITRTVSDLETIAEIFSEGLIVIIGDILMVIVIIGVMVYKDWALTLVVLLPMPLLILATSIFQKAIKSAFQEIRTEVSNLNTYLQEHISGVSIIQYFAREEQEYKKFVKINARYRDANIRSNWYYSIFFPVVEIISAMSLGLLVWYGSRSILAKPLDVTPGTIAEFILYINMLFRPIRELADKFNTLQMGMVGAERVFKVLDTDEITENKGSFVPEKMRGAISFDQVWFAYNDENYVLKNISFQVPAGKTIALVGATGAGKSSTINILNRFYEIQKGEIKVDGVKIEDYELSYLRSNIATVLQDVFLFSDTIFNNITLNNPAIAMEEVVDAAKKVGAHDFIERLPGGYQYNVMERGATLSAGQAQLISFIRALVYNPSILVLDEATSSVDTETEMLIQRAIENLMQGRTSIVIAHRLSTIQKADQILVLDKGEIKEMGTHQQLLKLNGYYKKLYDLQFSSAGVEK
- the truA gene encoding tRNA pseudouridine(38-40) synthase TruA, with the protein product MQRYFIELSYDGTAYHGWQVQPNATTVQECLDKALSVYFRQPIATLGCGRTDTGVHATQFYAHFDLDTEPAAETAASPAKKQPDLLRAVTGINSLLPYQIGVKRIFEVFETAHARFDATERAYHYHLHFHKDPFKINRSWLFKGQLNVAAMNQAAQALLQYTDFSCFSKSHTQTFTNNCKVTEAFFEEKEGGLQFTIRADRFLRNMVRAIVGTLISVGQNELTLEQFKDIIVSKNRSNAGQSVPACGLYLVNVIYPFVK
- a CDS encoding DUF4293 domain-containing protein, giving the protein MIQRVQSIWLLLATLALICMLFFPLLTKNVNDTEYSINTIGLRQELKTAAAGGMKVELSFVPLALNIAAALFCLGSIFLFRNRSTQKKVILVAILMIIALSVLCGINTQQLPGGIDGVSVKGTAILPLLALIFSLLAIRGIRKDEQLLKSADRLR